The following proteins are co-located in the Gloeocapsa sp. PCC 7428 genome:
- a CDS encoding antibiotic biosynthesis monooxygenase encodes MILEVAILDIKPGLAAEFETAFKTASTIIASMPGYSSHELQRCLETTNRYMLLVRWQTLEDHIVGFRQSPEYQQWRSLLHHFYDPFPKVEHYEIVR; translated from the coding sequence GTGATTCTAGAAGTTGCAATTCTCGACATTAAGCCTGGTTTAGCTGCTGAATTTGAAACTGCTTTCAAAACTGCTTCAACCATCATTGCTTCTATGCCTGGATACAGTTCACATGAACTGCAACGTTGCTTAGAAACTACGAATAGATATATGTTACTTGTACGCTGGCAGACGTTAGAAGATCATATAGTTGGATTTCGACAATCGCCAGAGTATCAACAGTGGCGTTCTCTATTGCATCATTTCTATGACCCGTTTCCAAAGGTAGAACATTATGAAATCGTTCGTTAA
- a CDS encoding FAD-dependent monooxygenase produces MHTAKKIIIGGGIGGAATAVALHRAGLDFRVYERSLQLREVGAGIALWANATHILKNLGLLDDAIQVGCLTTNYQFNSQRGKELVNIAVNSFELPVIGIHRAELHQLLWRNVPREKFILGETFERFERIGNQVCAYFKSGLSVTGDGLIGADGLRSRVRALLLGDQPPTYRNFKTWRGLTDYIPSRYRPGYVQEFLGRGQGFGFMMLGKEKMYWYAAACAPEAQPDAAIGRKKELEMMYQDWLPSIPELIAATEEANILTADLYDRAPIQLWSQQNITLLGDAAHPMLPTIGQGACTALEDAYVIAKCLQASDPITAFQHYESLRFGRTKAIVLQSLRSSKMGELTHPLAVGLRNTFMKVMSSPISNSFRSLHAYRA; encoded by the coding sequence ATGCACACAGCAAAAAAAATTATCATTGGTGGTGGAATTGGCGGTGCAGCAACAGCAGTAGCTTTACACCGCGCTGGCTTGGATTTCAGAGTTTATGAGCGATCGCTACAATTACGCGAGGTTGGGGCTGGGATTGCGCTTTGGGCAAACGCAACGCATATTTTGAAGAATTTAGGTTTACTCGATGATGCGATTCAAGTTGGCTGTCTCACCACAAATTATCAATTCAACTCGCAACGCGGTAAAGAGTTAGTCAACATTGCTGTAAACAGTTTTGAGTTACCTGTTATAGGAATTCATCGCGCTGAATTACATCAGTTACTATGGCGGAATGTTCCGCGCGAGAAGTTCATTTTAGGAGAAACCTTTGAGCGATTTGAACGTATTGGAAATCAAGTTTGTGCTTACTTTAAGTCGGGTTTGAGCGTTACCGGAGATGGTTTGATTGGTGCGGATGGTTTGCGATCGCGCGTACGAGCATTACTCTTAGGCGATCAACCACCAACGTACCGCAACTTTAAAACGTGGCGTGGTTTGACTGATTACATTCCGAGTAGATATCGCCCTGGCTACGTTCAGGAGTTTTTAGGGCGTGGTCAAGGTTTTGGCTTTATGATGTTGGGCAAGGAGAAAATGTACTGGTACGCCGCAGCTTGCGCCCCAGAAGCCCAACCAGATGCGGCGATCGGGCGCAAAAAAGAATTAGAAATGATGTATCAGGATTGGCTTCCATCAATTCCTGAATTGATTGCTGCCACAGAAGAAGCTAACATTTTGACAGCAGATCTTTACGATCGCGCCCCAATTCAACTGTGGAGTCAGCAAAATATAACGTTACTTGGTGATGCTGCTCATCCCATGCTACCAACAATAGGACAAGGAGCTTGTACTGCTTTAGAGGATGCCTATGTCATTGCCAAATGCTTACAAGCATCAGATCCAATAACTGCTTTCCAGCATTACGAATCTTTGCGATTTGGGCGAACTAAGGCGATCGTTTTGCAGTCTTTGCGATCAAGCAAAATGGGTGAATTAACACACCCTTTAGCCGTAGGACTTCGCAATACCTTCATGAAAGTCATGAGTTCGCCAATTAGTAACAGTTTCAGGTCACTTCATGCTTATAGAGCTTAG
- a CDS encoding protein kinase: MLGKLVRDRYQIVQILSTTGLCHTYLAKDTHQQHPTTCIVKNFQSVSDHPESLVTLRGLFLREVEALKRLGDYDQVPQLLDYFEANQAFYLVQEFVAGNPLSTEFEPGHKWSESQVVELLQEVLLILEFVHSHGLIHRDIQPSHIIRRRQDDRLVLVDFGSVKQAWTQVVTNQGKTSSNYFLSGPATIAIGTAGYTPTEQAQGRPRPNSDIYALGIIGIQALTGLNPTQFTQNSETGEISWQDKCQVSPKLAQVLDKMICYHYRDRYQSATETLQALQPLVKKHLSPQVVTKKRTDYAKDLKQQTFLSKPALLVGSLIGGVAAILIIGGNYYFTRSPQRTPQPKPSVSLSPRPTLNNIVLDKTLSGHSDTVWSVAVKPNSQNILSGSSDRTIKLWNVSTGQILQTFSRHSGTVWSVAVSPDGQRFASGSSDNTADVWDLATGKFLCTLAGHSGTVWSTAFSPDSATVATGSDDQTIRLWSMSTGKEFRQLLGHSGAVRAIAFSPDAQYLISGSSDKTIKIWDFRTGKVLRTLQGHSDRILTLAISPDGRLLASGSVDKTIKIWQISTGKLLHTLSGNSHWVNAVAFSPDGTLLASGIGKKLEVWEISTAERIRTPFQEATDITAVYFSADSKQLISSSRDNSIKILRL; the protein is encoded by the coding sequence ATGTTAGGCAAGCTAGTACGCGATCGCTATCAGATTGTTCAAATCCTCAGCACAACAGGATTATGTCATACGTACCTTGCCAAAGATACGCATCAGCAGCACCCCACAACTTGTATTGTTAAAAATTTTCAGTCGGTTAGTGACCATCCTGAGTCTCTAGTAACTCTGAGAGGACTATTTTTGAGAGAAGTAGAAGCCTTAAAAAGGTTAGGTGACTACGACCAAGTACCTCAACTTCTCGATTACTTTGAAGCGAATCAAGCGTTTTACTTAGTGCAAGAATTCGTCGCGGGAAATCCGCTAAGTACAGAATTTGAACCAGGACACAAATGGAGCGAAAGCCAAGTCGTTGAGCTACTACAAGAAGTCTTACTCATCCTAGAGTTTGTTCACAGTCACGGGCTAATTCATCGCGATATCCAGCCAAGTCACATTATTAGAAGACGACAAGACGATCGCTTGGTGTTAGTTGATTTTGGTTCAGTAAAACAAGCTTGGACGCAAGTGGTTACGAATCAAGGAAAGACGAGTTCTAACTATTTTCTCAGTGGACCTGCAACCATTGCAATAGGCACAGCAGGCTATACGCCAACCGAACAAGCCCAAGGAAGACCACGCCCTAACAGTGATATCTATGCCCTGGGAATCATTGGCATTCAAGCTTTGACAGGTTTAAATCCCACACAATTTACACAAAATTCCGAAACAGGAGAAATTAGCTGGCAAGACAAATGTCAAGTTAGTCCTAAGCTTGCGCAGGTACTCGATAAAATGATCTGCTATCACTACAGAGATCGCTATCAAAGTGCAACAGAAACACTGCAAGCATTACAACCTTTAGTTAAAAAGCATCTATCTCCACAAGTCGTTACCAAGAAAAGGACGGATTATGCTAAAGACTTAAAACAGCAAACTTTTCTTAGTAAACCAGCGCTACTCGTTGGAAGTTTGATTGGCGGCGTTGCTGCTATTTTAATTATTGGTGGCAATTACTATTTCACGCGATCGCCACAACGTACTCCACAACCAAAACCGTCTGTTTCACTTTCCCCACGTCCCACGCTTAACAATATTGTCTTAGATAAAACACTTTCAGGACATTCTGATACCGTTTGGTCAGTGGCGGTAAAACCTAATAGTCAAAATATTCTGAGTGGTAGCAGCGATCGCACAATTAAACTGTGGAATGTCTCAACTGGTCAAATCCTGCAAACGTTTTCTCGGCATTCGGGTACAGTTTGGTCAGTGGCGGTGAGTCCTGATGGACAAAGGTTTGCGAGTGGAAGTAGTGACAACACCGCAGATGTTTGGGATTTAGCAACAGGAAAATTTTTGTGTACGCTTGCTGGTCATTCAGGTACAGTTTGGTCTACAGCTTTTAGTCCAGATAGTGCAACTGTTGCTACCGGAAGCGACGATCAAACGATTCGTCTATGGAGTATGAGTACAGGAAAAGAGTTTCGTCAGTTGTTAGGACATTCGGGTGCAGTTAGAGCGATCGCCTTTAGCCCTGATGCACAATACTTAATCAGTGGCAGTAGCGACAAGACAATTAAAATTTGGGACTTCCGTACTGGTAAGGTTTTAAGAACATTGCAAGGACATAGCGATCGCATTCTCACATTAGCAATTAGTCCAGATGGGCGATTACTCGCGAGTGGTAGCGTAGACAAAACAATCAAAATTTGGCAAATCAGTACTGGAAAATTACTCCATACTTTGTCTGGGAATTCTCACTGGGTTAATGCTGTCGCGTTTAGTCCTGATGGAACTTTACTTGCCAGCGGTATTGGGAAAAAGTTAGAAGTTTGGGAGATAAGTACCGCCGAAAGGATACGCACACCGTTTCAAGAAGCAACTGATATTACTGCTGTTTATTTCAGCGCGGATAGCAAGCAGCTTATTAGTAGTAGCAGAGATAATTCTATCAAGATTTTGCGACTGTAG
- the apcD gene encoding allophycocyanin subunit alpha-B, whose protein sequence is MSIVAQVIAQSDDANRFLSNTELDKLQDFFRTGEQRLKVAQILTQNEQKIVQEGSRRFWQVVPNTPSNSGDPQKTALCQRDQSWYLRLISYAVLAGNMKPLEDIGVDGMREMYTSLGVPVSNIGNCMRCLKEVATNMMSSEEAAIAKPYFDYLIRAMY, encoded by the coding sequence ATGAGCATAGTAGCACAAGTAATCGCTCAATCAGATGATGCTAATCGTTTTTTGAGTAATACTGAGCTAGATAAGCTACAAGATTTTTTCAGAACAGGAGAACAGCGGTTAAAAGTTGCTCAAATCTTGACACAAAATGAACAAAAAATTGTGCAGGAAGGCAGCCGTCGCTTTTGGCAAGTTGTTCCGAATACACCGAGTAATAGCGGCGATCCTCAAAAGACAGCATTATGTCAACGAGATCAAAGCTGGTATCTACGATTAATTTCCTACGCCGTCTTAGCAGGTAACATGAAACCCCTCGAAGACATTGGTGTAGATGGAATGCGAGAAATGTATACTTCTCTAGGCGTTCCTGTCAGTAATATAGGCAATTGTATGCGTTGCCTAAAAGAAGTTGCAACCAACATGATGAGTAGTGAAGAGGCGGCGATCGCCAAGCCTTATTTTGACTATTTGATTCGCGCAATGTACTAG
- a CDS encoding MATE family efflux transporter has protein sequence MLAKPNIKIEMREFLKLAVPLASAQVAQAIVGFVDTLMMGQLGAESLAAGGLASTTFQLLLNIASGIVIAVSPLVAIAYGGGHKTQIEQIARQGLWLSLLLGIPMMFLIGHLDAVMVHLGQAKTTVALADGYLNLILWGIFPALGFAMLRSYVSALSQARPVMVIVFLGTLVNVTGNYVLGYGKLGFPRMELAGLGLASGLSFWVMFLILLVYTLKHEQLKHYRFLQGFHRLKPHIIQQLLRTGVPIAVTIALEYGLFAVVTYLMGMLGTEALAAHQIVFQTMLVIFMVPLGMSYAVTARVGQWLGQQHLAGARLAGYIGGSMAFLFMALTAIALLTYRQQVIAMYLDIRDPQNASIIKLALPIIIIAAIAQPLDGVQKTAMGALYGLQDTRVPMLLSVLAFWGVGLPSGYLLGFRFGFGSVGLWIGQSIGVAIAGIIFLGRFHQLTSRTFKSSSSPDLPTM, from the coding sequence ATGCTTGCAAAGCCAAATATCAAAATTGAAATGCGCGAATTTCTCAAACTCGCGGTTCCTCTCGCGAGTGCGCAGGTGGCGCAAGCCATTGTTGGGTTTGTCGATACTTTAATGATGGGACAATTGGGCGCGGAGAGTCTCGCAGCTGGAGGATTAGCATCGACGACGTTTCAGCTGTTGTTAAATATTGCTAGCGGGATCGTCATCGCTGTCAGCCCACTTGTGGCGATCGCATATGGTGGGGGACACAAAACGCAAATCGAGCAAATTGCACGTCAGGGACTATGGCTATCGTTGCTACTTGGCATACCCATGATGTTCCTAATTGGGCATTTGGATGCGGTAATGGTTCACCTAGGACAAGCAAAAACAACCGTTGCGTTAGCTGATGGATATCTTAACTTGATTTTGTGGGGAATTTTCCCCGCCTTAGGGTTTGCCATGTTGAGAAGCTATGTATCGGCGCTTTCTCAAGCCCGTCCAGTGATGGTAATTGTCTTTTTAGGAACGCTTGTAAATGTGACTGGTAACTATGTTTTAGGCTACGGTAAGCTGGGATTTCCCCGAATGGAGTTGGCAGGTTTGGGGTTAGCGAGTGGACTCAGTTTTTGGGTCATGTTTTTGATTTTGCTTGTCTACACACTCAAACACGAGCAACTTAAGCATTATCGATTCTTACAAGGTTTCCATCGCCTGAAACCGCATATTATTCAGCAGTTGCTACGAACTGGAGTACCGATCGCCGTTACGATCGCCTTGGAGTATGGACTGTTTGCAGTAGTAACTTATCTAATGGGGATGTTGGGAACTGAGGCGTTAGCAGCACATCAGATCGTTTTTCAAACAATGCTGGTAATTTTTATGGTACCACTGGGAATGTCTTACGCAGTGACGGCGCGTGTTGGTCAGTGGTTAGGACAGCAACACCTCGCAGGTGCGCGTCTTGCAGGGTATATCGGTGGATCAATGGCTTTTTTATTTATGGCACTGACTGCGATCGCCCTTCTCACCTATCGTCAGCAAGTTATCGCCATGTATTTGGATATCCGCGATCCGCAAAACGCTAGCATAATCAAACTTGCACTGCCAATTATCATAATTGCGGCGATCGCTCAACCTCTAGATGGTGTGCAAAAAACAGCTATGGGGGCATTATACGGACTGCAAGATACGCGGGTGCCAATGTTACTTAGTGTACTGGCATTTTGGGGTGTAGGATTGCCGAGTGGCTATTTGCTAGGATTTCGCTTTGGTTTTGGGAGTGTTGGATTGTGGATAGGACAGTCGATTGGAGTGGCGATCGCCGGAATCATTTTTCTTGGGCGCTTTCACCAACTAACCTCGCGGACATTTAAAAGCAGTTCTTCTCCCGATTTGCCGACGATGTAA
- a CDS encoding type II toxin-antitoxin system HicA family toxin, which translates to MKRRDLIKKLEEMGCVFIRHGSKHDWYQNPKTKVSQPVPRHREIKEQLARHIIRKLSDEAG; encoded by the coding sequence GTGAAGCGCAGAGACTTAATTAAGAAGCTTGAGGAAATGGGTTGTGTTTTCATCCGTCACGGTAGCAAACATGATTGGTATCAAAACCCAAAAACAAAGGTTTCTCAACCTGTGCCTAGACACCGAGAAATTAAAGAGCAGCTTGCTAGGCATATTATTAGGAAGCTCAGTGACGAAGCAGGTTAA
- a CDS encoding helix-turn-helix domain-containing protein gives MALQAFECLFAATHIHRLKSIKIARSQTTQTLRDYYNLAHQKLNQMQANSLHPPIYTSEKYGWQNILVEEFCQPPGQEKYQSSIGHTLCLSLNSRPARLSQMIGDRRYTSLMTKGDISIIPAKSLLSCQWNHEDRYLRIRIADAFLQQVAQETVAMDSNRVELLPEFRVRNLQIEQISTMLLTELYAGGFAGQLYVESLTNILAVHLLRNYSVVSPCIVLCDRGLSDRQLLRVTDYINVHLAQDIKLSDLAQLLEMSQFHFSRLFKQSTGVAPHQYVLQQRGERAKQLLKTTKLPVMEIAMQCGFSSHSHLGKWMRQHTGMTPKTYRAS, from the coding sequence TTGGCTTTGCAAGCATTCGAGTGCCTCTTTGCTGCAACACATATTCATCGCTTAAAATCTATAAAAATTGCCCGATCGCAGACTACTCAAACCTTGCGCGACTATTACAATCTTGCGCACCAAAAGTTGAATCAAATGCAAGCAAACAGTCTTCATCCTCCGATCTATACGAGTGAAAAATACGGTTGGCAAAACATTTTGGTTGAAGAATTTTGTCAACCTCCAGGACAAGAGAAATATCAAAGCTCAATCGGACATACGCTGTGCTTATCTTTAAACTCGCGTCCCGCGCGGTTGTCGCAAATGATCGGCGATCGCCGTTACACAAGTCTCATGACTAAAGGCGATATCTCAATTATTCCGGCGAAGTCGCTGCTTTCTTGCCAATGGAATCACGAGGATCGCTACTTGCGAATTCGGATCGCGGATGCATTTCTTCAGCAAGTCGCGCAAGAAACTGTTGCGATGGACTCGAACCGCGTAGAACTTTTACCAGAATTTCGAGTCCGCAATCTTCAAATCGAACAAATTAGCACCATGCTTTTGACTGAACTTTATGCTGGAGGATTCGCAGGGCAGCTTTATGTCGAATCGCTGACAAATATCTTAGCCGTACATCTACTGAGGAACTATTCTGTTGTCTCGCCGTGCATTGTGTTATGCGATCGCGGATTGAGCGATCGCCAACTGTTACGAGTGACGGATTATATTAACGTTCATCTAGCTCAAGATATCAAACTATCTGACTTAGCCCAACTGCTAGAGATGAGTCAATTTCACTTCAGTCGATTATTTAAGCAATCAACCGGAGTCGCACCGCATCAATATGTACTTCAGCAACGAGGAGAACGCGCAAAGCAGTTACTCAAAACAACAAAACTACCCGTTATGGAAATTGCCATGCAGTGTGGCTTCAGCAGTCATAGCCATTTAGGTAAATGGATGCGACAGCATACCGGAATGACACCTAAAACCTACCGAGCTAGCTAG
- a CDS encoding type II toxin-antitoxin system HicB family antitoxin yields the protein MKQKYIYWQDDDMWLGFLEEYPDYWTQGETEEELRDNLLDIYNELTSGTIPNVRKVAELEVL from the coding sequence ATGAAACAGAAGTATATTTATTGGCAAGATGATGATATGTGGTTAGGCTTTCTCGAAGAATATCCTGACTATTGGACTCAAGGCGAGACAGAAGAGGAATTAAGAGACAATCTGCTCGATATTTACAATGAGTTAACAAGTGGAACTATTCCAAATGTTCGTAAGGTTGCAGAACTTGAGGTGCTGTGA
- a CDS encoding TetR/AcrR family transcriptional regulator: protein MTRQAKSEKVQNAKNRDAEATQAIILAAAEAEFAQHGLVAARTEAIAAKTGVAKSMIYYYFKDKEGLYQAVLERSHADLLQTIQQLDLDNLSPEAALEKFLTALLDCVVRNPKLPTIMFHEAVQNQGKYYKRSSSLSIDTTLINILERGVSARVFRKLDPFVSAINIMGTCLFYFIGAGNIQQHPQGKRVLSKAMLTKHKQEAIAFILAGVR from the coding sequence GTGACGCGTCAAGCAAAATCTGAAAAGGTACAAAACGCTAAGAATCGTGATGCTGAAGCAACTCAAGCGATTATTTTGGCAGCAGCAGAAGCAGAATTTGCGCAACACGGTTTAGTGGCGGCGAGAACCGAAGCGATCGCCGCCAAAACAGGCGTAGCGAAGTCGATGATTTATTATTACTTCAAAGACAAAGAAGGATTATATCAAGCAGTATTGGAGCGATCGCACGCTGACCTTTTGCAAACTATTCAACAATTAGATTTAGACAATCTATCTCCTGAAGCAGCATTAGAGAAATTTTTGACAGCATTACTTGATTGTGTCGTGCGTAACCCGAAATTACCAACAATTATGTTTCATGAAGCTGTACAAAATCAGGGAAAATACTATAAGCGCAGTAGTTCTTTAAGCATAGATACAACGTTGATAAATATCTTAGAACGAGGAGTGAGTGCGAGAGTCTTTCGCAAGCTCGATCCTTTTGTGTCAGCAATCAATATTATGGGAACTTGTTTGTTTTATTTCATCGGCGCGGGAAATATTCAACAACATCCTCAAGGTAAGCGGGTTTTAAGTAAAGCAATGCTGACAAAGCATAAGCAAGAGGCGATCGCATTTATTTTAGCTGGTGTGCGATAA